Proteins encoded together in one Lathyrus oleraceus cultivar Zhongwan6 chromosome 5, CAAS_Psat_ZW6_1.0, whole genome shotgun sequence window:
- the LOC127082382 gene encoding uncharacterized protein LOC127082382 encodes MYDRNDRTICDALEAVAHVMAQKNNPPTFKGRYNPEGAQTWIQKIEKIFRVMASTNAYKSEFLDKYFPADVRSHKEIEFLELKQSNIYVIDYASKFEELPKYCLHYNGVNVEGSKSVKFENALHQKIKQFIDY; translated from the exons ATGTATGACAGAAATGATCGTACAATTTGTGATGCTCTCGAGGCAGTGGCTCATGTGATGGCTCAA AAGAATAACCCACCTACATTCAAGGGAAGGTATAATCCTGAAGGTGCCCAGACTTGGATTCAGAAGATTGAGAAGATATTCAGAGTCATGGCATCTACAAATGCTTATAAG AGTGAGTTTTTGGACAAGTATTTTCCAGCTGATGTTCGTAGCCATAAGGAGATCGAGTTCTTGGAGCTGAAGCAGAGCAACATTTATGTGATTGACTATGCATCCAAGTTCGAGGAGCTACCCAAATATTGTCTGCACTATAATGGTGTAAATGTTGAAGGTTCCAAGTCTGTGAAGTTTGAGAATGCgttgcatcagaagatcaaacagTTTATTGATTACTAA